A genome region from Megalobrama amblycephala isolate DHTTF-2021 linkage group LG18, ASM1881202v1, whole genome shotgun sequence includes the following:
- the pde8b gene encoding high affinity cAMP-specific and IBMX-insensitive 3',5'-cyclic phosphodiesterase 8B isoform X3: protein MLLQGSEMVSAAEERLGPMRLTQEPIQVLLVFAKEDSQSDAFWWACERAGFRCNIARTPESAVECFLDKHHEIVIIDGRHSRYFEAEAVCRMIRATKPSEHTVILAVMPQTPSDQEEPSVLPLLSAGFSRRYLENSSVSACYNELIQLEHGEVRAQFKLRACNSLFTALEQCQEAVEISSEDHVIQYVNPAFEKMMGYHRGELIGKELTELPKSDKNSADLLDTINTCIKKGKEWQGIYFSRRKSGDSIQQYVRITPVIGQGGKIRHFVSIKRPYSDNHRQVHKLSKEDKCSGEHSQSECNSLRHKDRRKESVDVRSISSHSSDAPSLQNRRYSSMARIHSMTIEAPITKVINIINAAQESSPVTVAEALDRVLEILRTTELYSPQLASKEDDPHTNDLVGGLMSDGLRRLSGNEYVFSKSALHNMSQSQLAVPVPLNDIPPSIAELLNEEERWEFNILELEAATHKRPLSYLGLKIFSAFGVCEFLNCTEATLRSWLQVIEANYHASNSYHNSTHAADVLHATAYFLRKDRVKGSLDQLDEVAALLAATVHDVDHPGRTNSFLCNAGSELAILYNDTAVLESHHAALAFQLTVRDSKCNIFKNMERTQFRTLRQAIIDMVLATEMTRHFEHVNKFVNSINKPMSAIEETSSNSEGSDCEGQASIRNSPENRLLIKRMLIKCADVANPCRPLELCIEWAGRISEEYFAQTDEEKRQGLPVVMPVFDRNTCSIPKSQISFIDYFITDMFDAWDAFASLPGLMEHLAENYKYWKNLDEMKCKSLRPPPPP from the exons TGTTACTGGTCTTCGCTAAAGAGGACAGTCAGAGCGATGCGTTCTGGTGGGCGTGTGAGCGGGCGGGCTTCAGGTGTAACATCGCACGAACACCTGAGTCTGCGGTGGAGTGTTTCTTGGATAAACACCACGAGATCGTCATCATTGATGGGCGGCACTCACGGTACTTTGAGGCTGAAGCCGTCTGCAG GATGATTCGAGCGACCAAGCCTTCTGAACACACTGTTATTTTGGCAGTGATGCCACAAAC TCCCTCAGATCAGGAGGAACCATCTGTCCTTCCTCTTCTCTCTGCTGGCTTTTCCAGA AGGTACCTGGAGAACAGCAGTGTGTCGGCCTGCTATAATGAGTTAATCCAATTAGAACACGGAGAGGTTCGAGCTCAGTTCAAACTGAG GGCTTGTAACTCTTTGTTTACTGCATTAGAACAGTGTCAGGAAGCTGTGGAGATCAGCAGTGAAGATCATGTCATTCAA TATGTAAATCCAGCATTTGAAAAGATGATGGGCTATCATAGAGGCGAACTGATCGGTAAAGAGTTGACTGAACTACCCAAGAGTGACAAGAACAGCGCCGACCTGCTGGACACCATCAACACCTGCATCAAGAAAGGAAAG GAATGGCAGGGGATCTATTTCTCACGGAGGAAATCAGGGGACAGTATTCAGCAATATGTCAGAATCACTCCTGTGATTGGCCAGGGAGG AAAAATTCGCCATTTTGTGTCCATCAAGAGGCCTTACAGTGACAACCACAGACAG GTTCATAAGTTGAGCAAAGAAGACAAATGCTCTGGTGAACATTCACAATCAG AGTGCAATTCCTTGCGTCACAAGGACCGGAGGAAAGAGTCTGTGGACGTCAGATCTATCAGCTCTCACAGCAGCGATG cTCCCAGTCTACAGAATCGCAGATATTCCTCTATGGCCCGAATCCACTCCATGACTATTGAGGCTCCGATCACTAAG GTGATAAATATCATTAACGCAGCACAGGAGAGCAGTCCCGTGACAGTAGCGGAAGCTCTGGATCGTGTTCTGGAGATTTTGCGGACCACCGAACTGTACTCACCCCAACTGGCCTCAAAAGAAGACGACCCTCACACCAATGACCTGGTGGGGGGTCTCATGAGT GATGGACTCAGAAGGCTCTCTGGGAATGAGTATGTCTTCTCCAAAAGTGCTTTACACA ATATGAGTCAGAGTCAGCTGGCAGTACCTGTGCCATTAAACGACATCCCGCCATCCATCGCAGAGCTGCTCAACGAGGAGGAACGCTGGGAATTCAATATCCTGGAGCTGGAAGCAGCTACACACAAGAG gccGCTGTCATACCTGGGTCTGAAGATTTTCTCTGCTTTTGGTGTGTGTGAGTTCCTGAACTGCACAGAGGCCACGTTGCGCTCGTGGCTGCAGGTGATCGAGGCTAATTACCACGCCTCCAACTCCTACCACAACTCAACACACGCCGCAGACGTTCTGCACGCCACAGCCTACTTCCTGCGCAAGGACAGAGTCAAG GGCAGTCTTGACCAGTTAGATGAAGTTGCAGCACTATTGGCAGCCACGGTCCATGACGTCGATCACCCGGGCCGTACCAACTCATTCCTATGCAATGCAGGGAGTGAGCTAGCGATTCTGTACAACGACACAGCCGTCCTGGAGAGCCACCACGCCGCTCTTGCTTTCCAGCTTACTGTACGAGACAGCAAGTGCAACATCTTCAAAAACATGGAAAG GACTCAGTTTCGGACCCTACGGCAGGCCATAATTGACATGGTGTTGGCAACAGAAATGACTCGACACTTTGAACACGTCAATAAGTTCGTAAACAGCATCAATAAACCCATGAGTGCCATTGAGGAGACGAGCTCCAAT AGTGAAGGCAGTGATTGTGAGGGACAGGCCAGTATTCGCAACTCTCCTGAGAACCGTCTGTTGATTAAACGGATGCTGATTAAATGTGCTGATGTGGCCAATCCCTGCAGACCTCTGGAGCTCTGCATCGAATGGGCTGGTCGCATTTCAGAGGAGTACTTTGCTCAG ACTGATGAGGAGAAAAGACAAGGTTTGCCGGTTGTCATGCCAGTGTTTGACCGGAATACCTGCAGTATTCCTAAATCCCAGATCTCATTTATCGACTATTTCATCACGGACATGTTTGATGCCTGGGATG caTTTGCCAGTTTGCCAGGTCTGATGGAGCATTTGGCGGAGAACTACAAATACTGGAAGAACTTGGATGAGATGAAATGTAAAAGCCTGCGGCCTCCACCTCCTCCGTGA
- the pde8b gene encoding high affinity cAMP-specific and IBMX-insensitive 3',5'-cyclic phosphodiesterase 8B isoform X2, translating into MSASTQLLSNGPRREVSAAEERLGPMRLTQEPIQVLLVFAKEDSQSDAFWWACERAGFRCNIARTPESAVECFLDKHHEIVIIDGRHSRYFEAEAVCRMIRATKPSEHTVILAVMPQTPSDQEEPSVLPLLSAGFSRRYLENSSVSACYNELIQLEHGEVRAQFKLRACNSLFTALEQCQEAVEISSEDHVIQYVNPAFEKMMGYHRGELIGKELTELPKSDKNSADLLDTINTCIKKGKEWQGIYFSRRKSGDSIQQYVRITPVIGQGGKIRHFVSIKRPYSDNHRQVHKLSKEDKCSGEHSQSECNSLRHKDRRKESVDVRSISSHSSDAPSLQNRRYSSMARIHSMTIEAPITKVINIINAAQESSPVTVAEALDRVLEILRTTELYSPQLASKEDDPHTNDLVGGLMSDGLRRLSGNEYVFSKSALHNMSQSQLAVPVPLNDIPPSIAELLNEEERWEFNILELEAATHKRPLSYLGLKIFSAFGVCEFLNCTEATLRSWLQVIEANYHASNSYHNSTHAADVLHATAYFLRKDRVKGSLDQLDEVAALLAATVHDVDHPGRTNSFLCNAGSELAILYNDTAVLESHHAALAFQLTVRDSKCNIFKNMERTQFRTLRQAIIDMVLATEMTRHFEHVNKFVNSINKPMSAIEETSSNSEGSDCEGQASIRNSPENRLLIKRMLIKCADVANPCRPLELCIEWAGRISEEYFAQTDEEKRQGLPVVMPVFDRNTCSIPKSQISFIDYFITDMFDAWDAFASLPGLMEHLAENYKYWKNLDEMKCKSLRPPPPP; encoded by the exons TGTTACTGGTCTTCGCTAAAGAGGACAGTCAGAGCGATGCGTTCTGGTGGGCGTGTGAGCGGGCGGGCTTCAGGTGTAACATCGCACGAACACCTGAGTCTGCGGTGGAGTGTTTCTTGGATAAACACCACGAGATCGTCATCATTGATGGGCGGCACTCACGGTACTTTGAGGCTGAAGCCGTCTGCAG GATGATTCGAGCGACCAAGCCTTCTGAACACACTGTTATTTTGGCAGTGATGCCACAAAC TCCCTCAGATCAGGAGGAACCATCTGTCCTTCCTCTTCTCTCTGCTGGCTTTTCCAGA AGGTACCTGGAGAACAGCAGTGTGTCGGCCTGCTATAATGAGTTAATCCAATTAGAACACGGAGAGGTTCGAGCTCAGTTCAAACTGAG GGCTTGTAACTCTTTGTTTACTGCATTAGAACAGTGTCAGGAAGCTGTGGAGATCAGCAGTGAAGATCATGTCATTCAA TATGTAAATCCAGCATTTGAAAAGATGATGGGCTATCATAGAGGCGAACTGATCGGTAAAGAGTTGACTGAACTACCCAAGAGTGACAAGAACAGCGCCGACCTGCTGGACACCATCAACACCTGCATCAAGAAAGGAAAG GAATGGCAGGGGATCTATTTCTCACGGAGGAAATCAGGGGACAGTATTCAGCAATATGTCAGAATCACTCCTGTGATTGGCCAGGGAGG AAAAATTCGCCATTTTGTGTCCATCAAGAGGCCTTACAGTGACAACCACAGACAG GTTCATAAGTTGAGCAAAGAAGACAAATGCTCTGGTGAACATTCACAATCAG AGTGCAATTCCTTGCGTCACAAGGACCGGAGGAAAGAGTCTGTGGACGTCAGATCTATCAGCTCTCACAGCAGCGATG cTCCCAGTCTACAGAATCGCAGATATTCCTCTATGGCCCGAATCCACTCCATGACTATTGAGGCTCCGATCACTAAG GTGATAAATATCATTAACGCAGCACAGGAGAGCAGTCCCGTGACAGTAGCGGAAGCTCTGGATCGTGTTCTGGAGATTTTGCGGACCACCGAACTGTACTCACCCCAACTGGCCTCAAAAGAAGACGACCCTCACACCAATGACCTGGTGGGGGGTCTCATGAGT GATGGACTCAGAAGGCTCTCTGGGAATGAGTATGTCTTCTCCAAAAGTGCTTTACACA ATATGAGTCAGAGTCAGCTGGCAGTACCTGTGCCATTAAACGACATCCCGCCATCCATCGCAGAGCTGCTCAACGAGGAGGAACGCTGGGAATTCAATATCCTGGAGCTGGAAGCAGCTACACACAAGAG gccGCTGTCATACCTGGGTCTGAAGATTTTCTCTGCTTTTGGTGTGTGTGAGTTCCTGAACTGCACAGAGGCCACGTTGCGCTCGTGGCTGCAGGTGATCGAGGCTAATTACCACGCCTCCAACTCCTACCACAACTCAACACACGCCGCAGACGTTCTGCACGCCACAGCCTACTTCCTGCGCAAGGACAGAGTCAAG GGCAGTCTTGACCAGTTAGATGAAGTTGCAGCACTATTGGCAGCCACGGTCCATGACGTCGATCACCCGGGCCGTACCAACTCATTCCTATGCAATGCAGGGAGTGAGCTAGCGATTCTGTACAACGACACAGCCGTCCTGGAGAGCCACCACGCCGCTCTTGCTTTCCAGCTTACTGTACGAGACAGCAAGTGCAACATCTTCAAAAACATGGAAAG GACTCAGTTTCGGACCCTACGGCAGGCCATAATTGACATGGTGTTGGCAACAGAAATGACTCGACACTTTGAACACGTCAATAAGTTCGTAAACAGCATCAATAAACCCATGAGTGCCATTGAGGAGACGAGCTCCAAT AGTGAAGGCAGTGATTGTGAGGGACAGGCCAGTATTCGCAACTCTCCTGAGAACCGTCTGTTGATTAAACGGATGCTGATTAAATGTGCTGATGTGGCCAATCCCTGCAGACCTCTGGAGCTCTGCATCGAATGGGCTGGTCGCATTTCAGAGGAGTACTTTGCTCAG ACTGATGAGGAGAAAAGACAAGGTTTGCCGGTTGTCATGCCAGTGTTTGACCGGAATACCTGCAGTATTCCTAAATCCCAGATCTCATTTATCGACTATTTCATCACGGACATGTTTGATGCCTGGGATG caTTTGCCAGTTTGCCAGGTCTGATGGAGCATTTGGCGGAGAACTACAAATACTGGAAGAACTTGGATGAGATGAAATGTAAAAGCCTGCGGCCTCCACCTCCTCCGTGA